Part of the Cryptosporangium arvum DSM 44712 genome, GCGTGTAGCGCTCGCCGTCGCGGATCAGGCGGGCGTCGCCCGTTCCGCCACCGCCGCCGACCGGTGCCAGCGCGCTGGACGCGGCCACGGTGTCCACCGGGGTCGCTGCGGGCCGGATCGCCTGCCAGCCGAGCGTCGCACCGGCACCGAGGACGACACCGAGAACGCATGCCGCCGCGGCGGGCAGGAGGTAACGCAGCCGGCGTGGGGCCGCGGTCCTGCGTTCGACCCGGGTCTCCGCTTCGATCGCCTGCCACACCCGGAGCGGGGGCGGTGGAGGCTGCAGGTCGTCCGGGCCCACTTCCTTGCCCAGCTCGATGACGTCCTGAAATGCGCGGTAATCGGCGAGGCACGTCGGGCACTCGGCCAGATGCGCGCGTTCGTCGTCAGCTCCCGCGAAGTCTTCGTCCAGCGCGAGCAGCGGCAACCGGTCAGGATCGACGTGCTGCATTGTCCACCTCCTCCCACGACTGTCGTAACCGCTCGATACCTCGTCGTAGGTGGGATTTAACGGTGCCGAGCGGTAGCCCCGTCAATCCGGCGATCTGGGTGTGCGTGAGGTCGTCGAAGAAGGCTAGCTGGACGACCCGCCGCTGCTCCGGGACGAGTCGGGCCAGCTGGTCGGCGACGACCAGCCGGTCGAGTATGCGCTCCGGGCCCGGGTGGGACGGAACGGCCGGTTCGGTGGCCTCCACCACCTGCGCCAGGCGCGCGTCGCGCTGCATGGCCCGGAGCCGGTCGACGAGCTGGCGCTTGGCGATCCCGATCAGCCAGCCCGCCAGGCGTCCCCGGTCCGGGTCGAACGTGGCGCGCCCGCGCCAGGCGGCGACGAAGGTCGCTTGGGTCAGGTCCTCGGCGTCGCTGGGGCTGGGCAGGGCCTGACGCCCCAGCCGGTAGACCAGCCCGCCCCACCGTTCGTACATCGCTCGCAGCGCGCGTTCGTCGCCGGCCAGGAATCGGGCCGCGAGCGCCGCCTCGTCGTCGGATCCGGTGCGGTCGGAGTGCGTGAGCGCCAACCGGGGGGCCTGGGGACCGCTCGGCGATCCGGATGTGTCGGGTCCGGAGGCCTCGGACGGGGTCATCAACCGGCCTCCTCGACGGTTGTCATCCTCGGTCATCGTGTGGGTTCACCCATTGATCAGGCACCACGGCGGCGAGGGCCGCAACTCGACGGCGGGGCGGAGACTCGTGGTCGTCCGCCCCGCCGCGAGGATCAGGGCAGGTCGCTCGGGCGCAGGACCCGGTCGATGGCGTGCGCGATCTGCTTGTTGCCCTTGTTGACGTCGGCCACGACGACGCGCGGGTCGCGGTCGTTCCAGTCGGCGTCCACGAGGCGGATGGTCTTCTTCTTCCAGTGACCGTCGACGCACACCTGGATGGTCGCGCCGGCGGCGGTCTTGAGCTTCGCTCCGTTCGACTTCAGCGCGGCGGCCTTGTCGATCGTCGCGCCCGGGATCACGTGGTAGAGCAGCACGGCCTCCACCGTGTCGATGCCCAGCCCGGCGACCGCGGTGAACGCCTGGCGCTCGCTCGTCCAGTGGTGGGTGCCCTTGAGGTCGGCCACCAGCGCCTGGAACGCGGCGTCGGTCGGGACGAACGCCGTGAGCGGCGTCTTGCCGTCGGCCAGCACCTTCACCGGGCTGTTGGGCTTGGCCTTGAGAACCGCCTTGACCGCGGCGGTGAGGATGTCGAAGTCCTTGCTGTTACGGTCGAAACCGCTCTTGTCGGCGGTCAGGACCGCTACTAACGACTTGTTGCCCTTCGGCGTCGGCTTTCCGGTCGCAGCGGCCGGTGCGGCGGCAACGGCGGTGGCGAGCAGAGCGGCGGCCGTGACGGCGACCGCCTGAGTGCCGAGTCGGACGAGCTTCATCGCTGACTTCCTCCCGTAGACACGGTGGCTGGTTGCCACATCCACGTCTACGACCGGCACATCGGTAACGGATGCACCAGACGACGATCAATTTCGACGGGCCCGGCTATCTGCCGATCGGCAGATATCCGCCCGGGCGCGGAGCCGGGATCGTAAGGACATCGCCGCTCGAGGAGGCATCATGTCCCTGGAAACCGCTCACCGGCCCGTCTGCGCCGAGGCCGCTACGGTCCCGCCGCCCTCGACCCGCGCGGTGGTGGCGGCCTACGTGGCCGCGGCCGCGGCCACGGTCGGCTTCATCCCGCTGCACGCGATCTGGGCGCTGGGCATCCCGCTGTTCGCCGACCCCGACCTGTTCCGCCCCTGGTACGAGGACGGCGGCGGGACCTACCTGCTGACGCTCAACCTGCTGGCCCTCCTGCCGGCCGTGCTGGCCCTGGCCCTGGTCCGGCCCTGGGGCCTGTGCTTCCCGCGCTGGGTGCCGATCGTCCGCAGGCGCGGGGTGCCGCGCATGCTGCTGATCGTGCCCGGCGCCGGGCTGTCCGCCGCGCTGCTGGCCTACACCCTGTTCGCCGCCGCCCTGATGCCGTTCCAATGGAACGACCCGGCCGCCATCTTCGACCCGAGGACCGGCGTGTACGGCGTCATCCAGTTCTCGGTCTGGATCACCGGCCTGGCCATCGCCACCCGCTCCTACGCCCGGCGCACCCGTTAGGCGGTGCGTCACGGCGCCGGCTCGGACGTACCCGGGGCGTGCTGAGCGGGGTAGTCCTCGAGGGTCAGGTTCGTGGCCGGCCGGTCGACGATCTTCATCAGCGGCCCGAACAGCGACAGCGCCGAGAAGCCGAGGTTGCGGGCGACGATCCCCGGCTTCGTGCCGGGCGCGAGCAGGCGCCCGGCGTTGATCTTCTGCGAGACCGACGCGTAGTCCCGGTACGTGCTCTCGTACCGGGCGAACGCCGCGACGTGGTCGCCGCCCGCGCGGGCGAGTTCGCCGGCGAGGACGTACGCGCCGACGACGGCCAGCCCGGTGCCGAAACCGCCGAGCGCGTTGCCGTAGGCGGCGTCCCCGACCAGGACGACACGGCCGGCGGAGTAGCGGTCGACGGTGACGCGGCTGATCGAGTCCAGATAGAACTCACGTGCGTGCGGGAGCTCGGCCAGCAGCTCCGGAATCCGCCACCGGCCGCCCCGCAGAGCGTCGGCGAGGAACTGCTTCTGCGCGTCGGCGTCGCCGCGGCCGGCCGGTGACAGCGGCGCCGCGAACACGAAGAACGCGGAC contains:
- a CDS encoding anti-sigma factor produces the protein MQHVDPDRLPLLALDEDFAGADDERAHLAECPTCLADYRAFQDVIELGKEVGPDDLQPPPPPLRVWQAIEAETRVERRTAAPRRLRYLLPAAAACVLGVVLGAGATLGWQAIRPAATPVDTVAASSALAPVGGGGGTGDARLIRDGERYTLEIDVRDLPLTNGFYEAWMFVPGTTRMQAMGAVRPGEVARFPLPPGLDPAGWRGIDISAEAFDGDPGHSATSVLRGELRR
- a CDS encoding RNA polymerase sigma factor gives rise to the protein MTPSEASGPDTSGSPSGPQAPRLALTHSDRTGSDDEAALAARFLAGDERALRAMYERWGGLVYRLGRQALPSPSDAEDLTQATFVAAWRGRATFDPDRGRLAGWLIGIAKRQLVDRLRAMQRDARLAQVVEATEPAVPSHPGPERILDRLVVADQLARLVPEQRRVVQLAFFDDLTHTQIAGLTGLPLGTVKSHLRRGIERLRQSWEEVDNAARRS
- a CDS encoding fasciclin domain-containing protein, which gives rise to MKLVRLGTQAVAVTAAALLATAVAAAPAAATGKPTPKGNKSLVAVLTADKSGFDRNSKDFDILTAAVKAVLKAKPNSPVKVLADGKTPLTAFVPTDAAFQALVADLKGTHHWTSERQAFTAVAGLGIDTVEAVLLYHVIPGATIDKAAALKSNGAKLKTAAGATIQVCVDGHWKKKTIRLVDADWNDRDPRVVVADVNKGNKQIAHAIDRVLRPSDLP